The following proteins come from a genomic window of Alicyclobacillus dauci:
- a CDS encoding class II aldolase/adducin family protein gives MSENIANLSVCLAKAVRMLESIELLDMNGHISCRLPGDESKFLINARAASRASIRARDIVVCNADGKPEPGYPEPPSEVHIHAEIYRRRNDVGSIIHNHPHWQTVLGIADIPFKPVFSIGSFVENAVFYERSSLVNTREMGEELATLLDDQRAIQIRHHGAVVVGHTVEEAFVTSVFMEENAKKQYQAHLLNPDHRVLEGANLERTRESNWSPSIVRKVWNYHEEKSRLTGCLNGIEGEFVDR, from the coding sequence TTGTCTGAAAATATTGCCAATTTGAGCGTTTGCCTAGCTAAGGCCGTTCGCATGCTCGAATCCATTGAACTTCTTGATATGAATGGCCACATTAGCTGCCGATTGCCTGGGGATGAGTCCAAGTTTTTGATCAACGCTCGGGCCGCAAGTCGCGCATCCATTCGGGCAAGGGACATCGTTGTATGCAATGCCGACGGAAAGCCAGAACCAGGTTATCCCGAACCACCGAGTGAAGTGCATATTCACGCGGAGATATACCGCCGGCGTAATGATGTCGGATCAATCATTCACAATCATCCACACTGGCAGACCGTCTTAGGGATCGCGGATATACCCTTTAAACCGGTATTTTCAATTGGTTCATTTGTTGAGAATGCGGTTTTTTACGAGCGGTCAAGCCTCGTAAATACACGTGAGATGGGCGAAGAACTCGCAACTCTCCTCGATGACCAGAGAGCCATCCAAATTCGTCATCATGGCGCGGTCGTCGTGGGACATACCGTTGAAGAAGCGTTTGTGACCTCTGTGTTCATGGAGGAAAATGCAAAGAAACAGTATCAAGCTCACTTGTTAAATCCCGACCATCGCGTCTTAGAGGGAGCGAATTTAGAAAGAACTCGTGAATCGAATTGGTCTCCGAGCATCGTTAGAAAGGTCTGGAATTACCATGAGGAGAAATCGAGACTCACTGGGTGCTTGAACGGCATTGAGGGAGAATTTGTGGACAGATGA